Proteins encoded in a region of the Streptomyces sp. NBC_01471 genome:
- a CDS encoding FxsB family cyclophane-forming radical SAM/SPASM peptide maturase: MTRAVRDRPVARRPVPFRQFVLKVHSRCNLDCSYCYVYRGQDSSWRERPHRASGETVRRTAARIAEHVTTHGLPRIRIELHGGEPLLTGPGPVIEYARAVRDAVPAGCEVTATVQTNGTLLTARTLDALAAGGVRVGLSLDGGTAALNSRRRDHAGRPSWPAAHRAAQLLAACPHPGTYAGILCTVDLAADPVAVYDSLRALRPPGLDLLLPHGNWSVPPPGIDPGVPGRHRPRPTPYGQWLAAAFDRWWDGGPGQPRIRLFHTLVALLLGEPAAAEAVGLAPLAAVVVDTDGSIEQVDALKSAYEGAPSTGLDVFSDPFDTALAHPGIAARQAGEKALAAVCLSCPVLRVCGGGNYVHRYADGAGFRHPSVYCADLEYLIRHIAHRLSSFVT, from the coding sequence ATGACCCGTGCGGTCCGCGACCGGCCCGTCGCGCGGCGGCCCGTGCCCTTCCGGCAGTTCGTCCTGAAGGTGCACAGCCGCTGCAACCTCGACTGCTCCTACTGCTACGTCTACCGCGGGCAGGACAGCAGCTGGCGCGAGCGCCCGCACCGCGCCTCCGGCGAAACCGTCCGCAGGACCGCCGCGCGCATCGCCGAGCACGTCACCACGCACGGGCTGCCCCGCATCCGGATCGAACTGCACGGCGGCGAGCCGCTGCTGACCGGGCCCGGGCCGGTGATCGAGTACGCCCGCGCCGTGCGCGACGCGGTGCCCGCCGGGTGCGAGGTCACCGCCACGGTGCAGACCAACGGCACCCTGCTGACCGCCCGCACCCTCGACGCGCTCGCCGCCGGCGGAGTCCGTGTCGGGCTCTCCCTCGACGGTGGCACCGCGGCGCTCAACTCCCGCCGCAGGGACCACGCGGGCCGCCCCTCCTGGCCCGCCGCCCACCGGGCCGCCCAACTGCTCGCCGCCTGCCCCCACCCCGGCACGTACGCCGGGATCCTCTGCACCGTCGACCTCGCGGCCGACCCCGTCGCGGTCTACGACAGCCTGCGCGCGCTGCGTCCGCCGGGGCTCGATCTGCTGCTGCCGCACGGCAACTGGTCCGTGCCGCCGCCCGGGATCGACCCGGGGGTACCGGGCCGGCACCGGCCACGCCCCACCCCGTACGGCCAGTGGCTGGCCGCCGCCTTCGACCGCTGGTGGGACGGCGGCCCCGGACAGCCCCGCATCCGGCTCTTCCACACCCTGGTCGCCCTGCTGCTGGGCGAGCCCGCGGCGGCCGAGGCGGTGGGACTGGCCCCGCTGGCAGCTGTCGTGGTGGACACCGACGGCTCCATCGAACAGGTCGACGCGCTCAAGTCCGCCTACGAAGGCGCCCCTTCGACCGGGCTCGACGTCTTCAGCGACCCGTTCGACACCGCGCTCGCGCACCCCGGGATCGCCGCCAGACAGGCCGGTGAGAAGGCGCTCGCCGCAGTCTGCCTGAGCTGCCCGGTGCTCCGGGTGTGCGGCGGGGGCAACTACGTCCACCGGTACGCGGACGGAGCGGGCTTCCGGCATCCCAGCGTCTACTGCGCCGATTTGGAGTACCTCATCCGGCATATCGCCCACCGGCTGAGCTCTTTCGTCACGTGA
- a CDS encoding SAV_2336 N-terminal domain-related protein yields the protein MGAGRDESGRAVALTTLVARLRESGRDIDARELADALWLAGRTGSPDSAAAALPQSLPQKTPAPPPAPVAAPGERPAADPAAPSTLLTAPDPDGAPAAVEASPVLAPAAPALADPHALRRALRPLRRYRSPALPPGRRLDEEATAGRAADTGLVIPVLRAARRQKPRLLLLMDVSSSTVAWESALEELAGVCASAGVFQDVQLRYLHPDGDGAAGYAAGRVPAGPLRRAAQLGDPTGRRIILLLSDCSGPMWRSGVLQRLLYHWSAGTPVAVVQPLPQRLWRRTHLPAHGGVLRRHEGPLGRLDFGAAPHGSDPRNARPVPVLALRRTSVEGWSRLVSGATGQSVSTAAAWVRRDQRPSGAPVRAAAALTGQERVGAFRRTASPTAQRLAEYLTAVPLVLPVMRLVQHTMLAGTGPEALAEVLLGGIVRRAERPDIGPSDGPYYEFLDGVRVLLAARLDRAEEQLVLRHSSRYVQRRFGRSARNFPAMAAVALGERLPVPAGGGAMPAGLRVFAEVAADTIRRRGGPPVAVPEPGTPGELASRAAEFVQRYEQYGGARDLDSAIGLLRLAVDGERRGELLPARRAELSRALLLRWQQRALDDDLAEAWETVKSSDGFAAAEVLFAMAVAAEAGDLGQELARSVLREATGPYLDDADTVADLLTAASDRLRGLTETVRPSAAWPAAAALHIEVLRRLSRANGPAVDTTPLYAAAALAERLAETTGRAGDRVRHGTLELDLARHVVSEDVVRHYALRALRALLPATAGAAGGAERADIWLKVAGALELSQLEGGDPAWRWEVLDALAAALAAAEDDAVRHHCLRRMGDVHWQGHIDPGAPGTQDAPGGERQGSDRPDGGPTRDRGPDDDSVGERGPDARPPASVRARTHLDGAVESWTAALSVGIPDRPARLLTRLGRALGHRAERDGAPADLDDAVRRLREAVDETAESDPELAPRRELLGAQYLARYRATGGLTDLYEADWAYGAAARGAPDPYAASRAWQARGDIAVLLARHTGTPDRLQQAAEHYLRATDVDDDGRAGAARAARAAVVEELAGPLDALREYRAALALLESAGPAADGAAAGVRDAVARLTDQVAGR from the coding sequence ATGGGTGCCGGGCGGGACGAGAGCGGCCGGGCCGTGGCGCTGACCACCCTGGTCGCGCGGCTGCGGGAGTCCGGCCGCGACATCGACGCGAGGGAGCTGGCGGACGCGCTGTGGCTGGCCGGCCGTACCGGATCGCCCGACTCCGCCGCGGCGGCCCTGCCGCAGAGCCTTCCGCAGAAGACCCCCGCTCCCCCTCCGGCGCCCGTCGCCGCACCCGGCGAGCGCCCCGCGGCCGATCCCGCCGCGCCCTCCACCCTGCTGACCGCGCCGGACCCGGACGGCGCGCCCGCGGCCGTGGAGGCGTCGCCCGTCCTGGCGCCCGCCGCGCCCGCACTCGCCGATCCGCACGCACTCCGGCGCGCGTTACGGCCACTGCGCCGCTACCGGTCACCGGCTCTGCCGCCCGGCCGCAGGCTCGACGAGGAGGCCACCGCGGGGCGGGCGGCCGACACCGGCCTCGTCATTCCCGTCCTGCGCGCCGCACGGCGGCAGAAGCCGCGGCTGCTGCTCCTGATGGATGTCTCCTCGTCGACGGTCGCCTGGGAGAGCGCTCTGGAGGAGCTGGCCGGCGTCTGCGCGAGCGCCGGAGTCTTCCAGGACGTCCAGCTCCGCTATCTGCACCCGGACGGCGACGGGGCCGCCGGATACGCGGCGGGGCGCGTCCCGGCGGGCCCGCTGCGCCGTGCCGCCCAGCTCGGCGACCCCACCGGCCGCCGGATCATCCTGCTGCTCTCGGACTGCTCAGGACCCATGTGGCGCTCCGGCGTCCTGCAACGGCTGCTGTACCACTGGTCGGCCGGCACCCCGGTCGCGGTCGTCCAGCCGCTGCCGCAGCGGCTGTGGCGGCGGACCCATCTGCCCGCGCACGGGGGAGTGCTGCGGCGGCACGAAGGGCCCCTGGGACGGCTGGATTTCGGCGCCGCGCCGCACGGATCCGATCCGCGGAACGCGAGACCGGTCCCGGTGCTCGCCCTGCGGCGCACCTCCGTCGAGGGCTGGTCCCGGCTGGTGTCGGGCGCCACGGGCCAGTCGGTGTCCACAGCGGCCGCCTGGGTGCGCCGGGACCAGCGGCCCTCCGGCGCGCCGGTGCGGGCCGCGGCGGCGCTCACCGGACAGGAGCGGGTCGGCGCGTTCCGGCGGACGGCGTCCCCCACCGCGCAGCGGCTGGCCGAGTACCTGACGGCGGTGCCGCTGGTGCTGCCGGTGATGCGCCTCGTCCAGCACACGATGCTGGCGGGTACCGGGCCCGAGGCGCTGGCCGAGGTGCTGCTCGGCGGCATCGTACGGCGGGCCGAACGGCCCGACATCGGCCCTTCGGACGGCCCGTACTACGAATTCCTGGACGGGGTGCGGGTGTTGCTCGCCGCCCGGCTGGACCGGGCGGAGGAGCAGCTCGTACTGCGGCACAGTTCGCGCTACGTGCAGCGGCGCTTCGGCCGCAGCGCGCGCAACTTCCCCGCCATGGCCGCCGTCGCACTCGGCGAGCGGCTGCCCGTCCCGGCGGGCGGCGGCGCGATGCCCGCCGGGCTGCGCGTCTTCGCCGAGGTCGCCGCGGACACGATCCGGCGCCGCGGCGGCCCGCCCGTCGCGGTGCCCGAGCCCGGCACACCCGGCGAACTGGCCTCGCGGGCAGCCGAGTTCGTCCAGCGGTACGAGCAGTACGGCGGCGCGCGGGACCTCGACAGTGCGATCGGGCTGCTGCGCCTGGCCGTGGACGGGGAGCGGCGCGGTGAGCTTCTGCCGGCGCGCCGGGCGGAGCTGTCCCGGGCGCTGCTGCTGCGCTGGCAGCAGCGGGCGCTGGACGACGATCTGGCGGAGGCCTGGGAGACCGTGAAGTCCTCGGACGGGTTCGCGGCCGCCGAGGTGCTGTTCGCCATGGCGGTGGCCGCCGAGGCCGGGGACCTCGGCCAGGAGCTGGCGAGGAGCGTACTGCGGGAGGCCACCGGGCCGTACCTGGATGACGCGGACACCGTGGCCGACCTGCTGACGGCGGCGTCCGACCGGCTCCGCGGGCTGACGGAGACCGTGCGGCCCTCGGCGGCGTGGCCGGCGGCCGCCGCACTCCACATCGAGGTGCTGCGACGGCTGTCCAGGGCGAACGGGCCGGCGGTGGACACCACGCCGCTGTACGCGGCGGCGGCCCTCGCGGAGCGGCTGGCGGAGACGACGGGCCGGGCCGGGGACCGGGTGCGGCACGGCACCCTGGAGCTGGACCTGGCCCGCCACGTGGTGAGCGAGGACGTCGTCCGGCACTACGCGCTCCGCGCGCTCCGGGCGCTGCTGCCCGCGACCGCCGGGGCCGCCGGGGGCGCCGAACGGGCCGACATCTGGCTGAAGGTCGCCGGCGCGCTGGAGCTGTCCCAGCTGGAGGGCGGTGACCCGGCCTGGCGGTGGGAGGTGCTGGACGCCCTCGCCGCCGCCCTGGCGGCGGCCGAGGACGACGCCGTACGCCACCACTGCCTCCGGCGCATGGGGGACGTGCACTGGCAGGGGCACATCGACCCCGGGGCGCCCGGGACCCAGGACGCCCCGGGCGGCGAACGCCAGGGGAGCGACCGGCCGGACGGCGGCCCCACGCGTGACCGAGGTCCGGACGACGACTCCGTGGGGGAGCGCGGCCCGGATGCCCGGCCCCCCGCGTCCGTCCGGGCCCGGACGCACCTGGACGGCGCCGTCGAGAGCTGGACCGCGGCCCTCTCCGTCGGGATTCCGGACCGCCCGGCCCGGCTCCTCACCCGGCTGGGCCGGGCACTGGGGCACCGGGCTGAGCGGGACGGCGCACCCGCCGATCTCGACGACGCCGTACGCCGCCTGCGCGAGGCCGTCGACGAGACGGCCGAGTCGGACCCCGAACTGGCCCCGCGCCGGGAGTTGCTCGGCGCGCAGTACCTGGCGCGCTACCGGGCCACCGGCGGGCTCACCGACCTCTACGAGGCCGACTGGGCCTACGGCGCCGCCGCGCGGGGCGCGCCCGATCCGTACGCGGCCTCGCGCGCCTGGCAGGCCCGGGGCGACATCGCGGTCCTGCTCGCCCGGCACACCGGCACCCCCGACCGGCTCCAGCAGGCCGCCGAACACTACCTGCGCGCCACCGACGTGGACGACGACGGGCGCGCCGGTGCGGCGCGGGCCGCGCGCGCCGCAGTCGTCGAGGAACTCGCGGGTCCGCTGGACGCCCTGCGCGAATACCGGGCCGCCCTCGCGCTGCTGGAGTCCGCCGGGCCCGCCGCTGACGGTGCCGCGGCCGGAGTGCGGGACGCCGTCGCCCGGCTGACGGACCAGGTGGCCGGCCGTTGA
- a CDS encoding MoxR family ATPase gives MTEWFIYRGTGDPDPERIDRRPAPPAWRAFDAPPIGYRAPEADSATRRRLGNRTVPLAVPGSEALQLINAALYLRRPLLITGEPGSGKSTLAHDIAFELGLGRVLQWPVVSRSELRDGLYSYDAIGRLQDAQLARLEDGPAGGPHPAGDIGRYLRLGPLGTALLAADRPRVLLIDELDKSDIDLPNDLLNVLEEGEFTLPELERVADRPGQQTVQVLTDDGLRAPVTGGRVRCRAFPVVVMTSNRERDFPAPLLRRCIHLDLAAPRDERLAAMVQAHFGAGSYDEYIGLVDRFVRSEADGGVRPTDQLLNAIYLVQHTAGRDAAGQEGVADLLMRPLDNGPR, from the coding sequence ATGACCGAATGGTTCATCTACCGCGGCACCGGAGACCCCGATCCGGAGCGGATCGACCGGCGGCCCGCGCCGCCGGCCTGGCGTGCCTTCGACGCTCCGCCCATCGGCTACCGGGCGCCGGAGGCCGACTCCGCGACCCGGCGGCGGCTGGGCAACCGGACCGTCCCCCTCGCGGTACCCGGCAGCGAGGCGCTGCAACTCATCAACGCCGCGCTGTATCTGCGCCGGCCCCTGCTGATCACGGGTGAGCCGGGCTCGGGCAAGAGCACCCTCGCCCACGACATCGCCTTCGAACTCGGCCTCGGCCGCGTCCTGCAGTGGCCCGTCGTCAGCCGCAGCGAACTCCGCGACGGCCTCTACTCCTACGACGCCATCGGCCGCCTCCAGGACGCACAGCTGGCCCGTCTGGAGGACGGCCCGGCCGGCGGCCCGCATCCGGCCGGGGACATCGGGCGCTATCTGCGGCTCGGCCCGCTCGGTACCGCGCTGCTCGCCGCCGACCGCCCCCGGGTGCTGCTCATCGACGAGCTGGACAAGAGCGACATCGACCTCCCCAACGACCTCCTCAACGTGCTGGAGGAGGGCGAGTTCACCCTGCCCGAGCTGGAGCGGGTCGCCGACCGGCCGGGGCAGCAGACCGTCCAGGTCCTCACCGACGACGGACTGCGCGCGCCGGTCACCGGCGGACGGGTGCGCTGCCGGGCCTTCCCGGTGGTCGTCATGACCAGCAACCGCGAGCGCGACTTCCCCGCTCCGCTGCTGCGCCGGTGCATCCACCTCGACCTGGCCGCTCCCCGGGACGAGCGGCTCGCCGCCATGGTGCAGGCACACTTCGGCGCCGGCTCCTACGACGAGTACATCGGCCTCGTCGACCGGTTCGTCCGTTCCGAGGCGGACGGCGGAGTGCGCCCGACCGACCAGTTGCTGAACGCGATCTACCTCGTCCAGCACACCGCGGGCCGCGACGCCGCGGGCCAGGAGGGCGTCGCCGACCTGCTGATGCGGCCTCTCGACAACGGGCCGAGGTGA